In the Deltaproteobacteria bacterium GWC2_65_14 genome, CGATCCCGTTCACCTTGATGACCGTGTTCGCCTCCACCTCCGCGCTGATCCCCTGCGGGAGAGGAAACACCACGGGATGGGAGTACCCGAGGGCCAGTTGAAGCTTGCCGGGCTTCACCTCCGCCTTGTACCCCACCCCCACGATTTCGAGGGTCTTCGTGAACCCTTCGCTGACCCCCTTCACCATGTTCGCCAGCAGCGTCCGGTAAAGACCGTGCAGGCTCCGGCTCCCGGAGGCGCCATCGGCGAGCCCCACGTTGGCCTGGCCGTCCCGGACATCCACCGTCACGCCCGCGGGTATGGTTCGGGAGAGCGTCCCTTTCTTTCCGGCGACCCGCACCGTCCCCTCGGTGATCTCGACCGTCACCCCCGCGGGGAGCGCGACGGGAACTTTTCCGATCCTCGACATTGCGTATCCTCCGGCATTCAACTCTCGGGGCGCTACCAGACCTGGCAGAGCAGCTCCCCGCCGATCGCAAGTTTCTTCGCCTTCTCCCCCGTCATGACCCCTTTCGACGTGGAGAGGATGGAAACCCCGAATCCGCTCTTTACCGTCGGGATGGCGTCCTTGGCCACGTAGACGCGTCTCCCCGGGCGGCTGACCCGCTTCATCCCCT is a window encoding:
- a CDS encoding 50S ribosomal protein L6; the protein is MSRIGKVPVALPAGVTVEITEGTVRVAGKKGTLSRTIPAGVTVDVRDGQANVGLADGASGSRSLHGLYRTLLANMVKGVSEGFTKTLEIVGVGYKAEVKPGKLQLALGYSHPVVFPLPQGISAEVEANTVIKVNGIDKELVGMTAAKIRQLRKPDVYKQKGIRYRGERLKKKVGKAAGK